CTGGAAGGTGATCGCCGGGGGACACGAGGGCGGCCCCGACGACGTGGCGGCCGCTGTCCTGTTCTTCGCCACCTGCCCCCGCTACATCACCGGGCAGGTGCTCCGCGTCGACGGAGGGGAGAGCGCGTGATCGGCGCGGCCGGCCGGGATTACGGAGTGACGATCCGGCTGCCGCCGCCCATCACTCTGAGGAAGTCGCCCAGCGACGCGAAGCGCAGGAACGGATTCTGGCGCTTCTCGGCGCCGAGGGTGGAGGATGGGCCGCCGTAGTTGTGGCCGGGCAGCAAGATCGTATCGTCGGGCAGCGCCGCCAGTCGCTGCGTCAGCGAGTAGTACATCTCGCTGGGATCGCTCCCGGGCAGATCGGTGCGGCCACAGGAGCCGATGAAGAGCGTGTCGCCCGAGACCAGCCGGCCGTCGACCAGGAAGCACTGAGAGCCCGGCGTGTGGCCGGGCGTGTGCAGAAAGCTCAGCGTGAGCCGGCCGATCTGGAGCGTGTCGTGGTTGTCCACCTTGACGAGGTCGGAGCCGAAGCCCGTGAGGAACTCGCGCTCGGCCTTGTGCACGTAGACCTTGGCCCGGACCTTCTCCAGCAGGTCTTCCACGCCGGGAATGCGCCCGGACATTCCCCAGTCCGAGAGACTCCCACCGACGTGGTCCTGATGGGTGTGGGTGACCAGCGCGCCCGTGATGGCGAAGCCGTCGGCCTGGGCGGTGTCGACGATCGTGTCGATTTCCCAGGCGGGGTCGACGACGACGCATTCGCGGGCCAGCGGGTCGCCGATGAAGTAGACGAAGTTCTGCATCGGCCCCAGCTCCATCTGCCTGAGATAGATCGCCCCCTCGTCCACGAGCGATATGGTAGCGCGGCGACCCCGGGTGCGCTAGACTGGCTCGGCTGAACGACCGTTCAGCGGAGGCCAGGGGCGATGACGACGGGACAGCAGGCGGCCGGGCGGCGCGCGTGACCTACCAGCTCGAGACGCTCTGGGATTACGACTACGAGCCCACGCATCACGAGCTGGAGACGCTCTACGAGACGGCGAAGAAGACCGTGTGGCAGGAGATGGGCTGGGACGGCGACAAGATCTGGCGCGACACCGTGGCCAGTTCGCCCACGACGAAAGCCTTCAACAGCTTCCTCTTCCAGGAGAACCTGATGCCCCGCCTGCAGCGTCTGGGGCTGATCTCGGAGCGGGTCGCCCCGCGCTACCGGGAGATCGGGCTGCTGAACTAGTGCCGTTCCAACTTGTTGATACTAAATCTGTCCACGAACGACGTACACGGTGCCTTCCTAGGCGCGAATAGTTGGAACGGCACTAGCCGCTCCCGGACTCAGCCTCCGAAGTCGTCGGGGACCTTGGGAATCTCGAGCTGCTTGGGGTCGACGGCGTAGATGGCGGGGGACGTCCTGGTCTTCACGTAGAGCCGCCCGCCTTCCTGCTTGCCGACGAGGACCGTGACGATCTCGGTGCCGTCGGGCCGGAAGAGCCCCACCTCCGCCGTCGGCGCGTCGAGCCCGTACCGGCCCGCCTCACCACCCGCGGGCGTGACCAGCTCCCTCCACTTGAGGGCGCGCAACGCCCACAGCAGGTCGTCGACCTTCGTGCTCTTGGCCGCACCCCGGCCGCCCTCGAGGACCTTCCACTCCGTGTCGCTCTTGCGCTCGAGCAGGATGGCCTTGCCGCCGCTCTTGACCTCCAGGCGCTTGACGTCCTTGGGTTCGAGCGCGCCGACGAGGCTGCGGTCGCGCAGGTCGTTGAGCGAGCGCCCGAGCTCGGTAAGGGCGGAGGCCTCCACCAGCACCACCGGGCCGCGCCCGGCGATGGCGGCGTACGCGGTCGCCTGGCCGCCGCGCGTCTCGGGTGAGGGCGCCAGCAGCACCGTCAGCGGGCCCGGCGCGCCCTCCAGCGTGAGCGTCGCGCGGACCGTGGGGCTGGCGAGGTAGCGCGCGATGCCGGAGGCGTCTTCGGCCAGGAAGGCCTGGGCCTTGAGCCCCCTGAGCCTCATCAATACGCTTCCCGCCGCCACCTGATCGGCGGGCAGCGCTTGGGGCTGGGTGATCCGCCAGCGGTTCTGCTCCCGCGCGAGCGTGAGGCGGCCACGGGGGCTCTCGATCTCCAGGCGCGCGACCTTCTCGCGGTCGAACTCGACGATCGCCTTGTTCCGGACGGCCGCGGTGGTCTTGGGCAGCGCGGTCCAGACGTCCTCCGACAGCAGCAGCACGCTCGGCTCGCCGGGCCGCAGCGCATACACGCCCTTCTTCTTGTCGTCCACGTTGCCGAGCAACAGCGTCTTCGTCGCCCGGTCCTGGCCCTTGCCGGTATGGATGGCCACCCGCACCGGCCGCGCGAGCCCGTACGGCTCGAGCGCGCGGGGCGCCTCGGCGACGAACTCCTTGATGCGGGCCGACGCCAGCTTGTCGAAGAACTCCGCGACCGTGTCGGTGTCGGCCGGGAGCTGGCGGGGGCGGGTCAGCTTCCAC
This portion of the Candidatus Methylomirabilota bacterium genome encodes:
- a CDS encoding MBL fold metallo-hydrolase; translated protein: MDEGAIYLRQMELGPMQNFVYFIGDPLARECVVVDPAWEIDTIVDTAQADGFAITGALVTHTHQDHVGGSLSDWGMSGRIPGVEDLLEKVRAKVYVHKAEREFLTGFGSDLVKVDNHDTLQIGRLTLSFLHTPGHTPGSQCFLVDGRLVSGDTLFIGSCGRTDLPGSDPSEMYYSLTQRLAALPDDTILLPGHNYGGPSSTLGAEKRQNPFLRFASLGDFLRVMGGGSRIVTP
- a CDS encoding DUF4340 domain-containing protein; amino-acid sequence: MRWQTTAALAVILIALGAFFYIYEIRLGPEREKAESRKGRVFSVEPSDVNELVLQRGGEMVRLKREGEGWQMLEPVRSRGERGPIEEALTSVATTRMDREIAARPANPGEFGLDKPAAEVTLTLKDGKQVGLLLGAKNPTGVWVYAQERGKPNVFVVSDGVLRDATRPVADFRNKAVLAFDRKEVTGLEIVTRAETLAVEPAGEHGWKLTRPRQLPADTDTVAEFFDKLASARIKEFVAEAPRALEPYGLARPVRVAIHTGKGQDRATKTLLLGNVDDKKKGVYALRPGEPSVLLLSEDVWTALPKTTAAVRNKAIVEFDREKVARLEIESPRGRLTLAREQNRWRITQPQALPADQVAAGSVLMRLRGLKAQAFLAEDASGIARYLASPTVRATLTLEGAPGPLTVLLAPSPETRGGQATAYAAIAGRGPVVLVEASALTELGRSLNDLRDRSLVGALEPKDVKRLEVKSGGKAILLERKSDTEWKVLEGGRGAAKSTKVDDLLWALRALKWRELVTPAGGEAGRYGLDAPTAEVGLFRPDGTEIVTVLVGKQEGGRLYVKTRTSPAIYAVDPKQLEIPKVPDDFGG